In one window of Streptomyces sp. NBC_01224 DNA:
- a CDS encoding DUF1876 domain-containing protein, translating to MTRTLEWQVRVGLSEEDGTTRAEAVLDTGSAKLIGHGVARCNPQDVDVPVIGDELAASRAMKDVAAQLMKAADHELETVGAGPASGPVAPPYAWSDTTA from the coding sequence ATGACTCGCACGCTGGAGTGGCAGGTCCGCGTCGGTCTGTCCGAGGAGGACGGTACGACCAGGGCCGAGGCGGTACTGGACACCGGCTCCGCAAAGCTCATCGGACATGGGGTCGCCCGCTGCAACCCGCAGGACGTGGACGTTCCCGTCATCGGCGACGAACTCGCGGCGAGCCGCGCCATGAAGGACGTCGCCGCGCAGTTGATGAAGGCCGCCGACCATGAACTGGAAACGGTCGGAGCCGGACCCGCGAGCGGGCCGGTCGCACCGCCGTACGCATGGTCCGACACCACGGCCTGA
- a CDS encoding (2Fe-2S)-binding protein encodes MTRISMTVDGTRYEDEVEPRLLLVHYLRDHLGLTGTPVGCDTSNCGACTVELDGDSVKSCSVLAVQADGGEVTTVQGLASDGEWTPLQTAFHEQHALQCGYCTPGMIMAARDLLKENPGPTAEEVRHGLEGNLCRCTGYQNIVRAVLAAAAEERRHAPAPQPSDTGRPMPRSGAAPIGAGQEART; translated from the coding sequence ATGACCCGCATCTCGATGACGGTGGACGGCACGAGGTACGAGGACGAGGTCGAGCCCCGGCTGCTGCTGGTCCACTACCTCCGCGACCACCTGGGGCTCACCGGCACGCCCGTCGGCTGTGACACCAGCAACTGCGGGGCGTGCACCGTCGAACTCGACGGCGACAGTGTCAAGAGCTGCTCCGTACTGGCCGTGCAGGCCGATGGCGGCGAAGTGACGACCGTCCAGGGGCTCGCCTCCGACGGCGAGTGGACGCCGCTGCAGACCGCCTTCCACGAACAGCACGCGCTGCAGTGCGGCTACTGCACCCCAGGCATGATCATGGCGGCCAGGGACCTGCTCAAGGAGAACCCCGGCCCCACTGCGGAGGAGGTCCGTCACGGGCTCGAGGGCAACCTCTGCCGGTGCACCGGCTACCAGAACATCGTGCGCGCCGTCCTGGCGGCGGCAGCCGAGGAGCGCCGCCACGCCCCCGCACCCCAGCCCTCGGACACCGGCCGGCCGATGCCGAGGAGCGGCGCGGCCCCGATCGGCGCCGGGCAGGAGGCCCGGACATGA
- a CDS encoding xanthine dehydrogenase family protein molybdopterin-binding subunit → MTGLITAGESRPEVGRSRMRKEDARLVTGRTTWTDNVTVPGLLHLAILRSPMAHARIDRVDVSPALERPGVVAAFTGRDLAGELGPMPCVWPVTEDIVMPDHPAVAVDEVRYVGDPVALVIARDRYAAADALEAVEVDYTPLPPVLDLESALADGAPLVHADKGTNRCYTWPLATGDYAAEKARADVVLHRRYTQQRLIANAMEPRAVVATPPTASSEYTLYSSTQVPHVARVILSMVTEIPEQKLRVIAPDVGGGFGSKLQVYGEEAVALTLARKLGRPVKWTESRSEGYQATHHGRGQIQDIEIAAAGDGRILGLAVDLLADMGAYLMLITPGIPLLGAFMYPGIYKMNAYTFHCTGVFTTRTPTDAYRGAGRPEATFAIERTMDELAAELELDPIELRRRNWIGHDEFPYTSVAGLTYDSGNYEAATDRALALFGYDDLRTEQRERNARNDPVRLGIGISTFTEMCGLAPSRVLRDLRYAAGGWEAAAIRMLPTGKVEVTTGTSPHGQGHATCWSQIASDVLGVPFDDIAVVHGDTRAVPQGMDTYGSRSLVVGGLAVHHAALKVVAKARRVAAHLLEANEADLEFSGGIFAVKGSPEATKTIQEVAFATFSSHDLPDGLEPTINAEHLVDPDNFSFPHGTHLCAIEVDTETGRARIRSYVCVDDIGKVINPMIVQGQIHGGLAQGIAQALYEEAVYDSEGNLVSGTMADYLVPSAPDLPDFVTDRTETPATSNALGVKGVGEAGTIASTPAVVNAVVDALRPLGVKDVAMPCTPQRIWQAITDARAEEATA, encoded by the coding sequence ATGACCGGCCTGATCACCGCCGGGGAATCCCGCCCCGAGGTCGGCCGCTCCCGGATGCGCAAGGAGGACGCCCGCCTCGTCACCGGCCGTACCACCTGGACCGACAACGTCACCGTGCCGGGCCTGCTGCACCTGGCGATCCTGCGCAGCCCCATGGCCCACGCGCGCATCGACCGGGTCGATGTGTCGCCCGCGCTGGAACGTCCGGGGGTGGTCGCCGCCTTCACCGGCCGCGACCTGGCCGGTGAACTCGGCCCCATGCCCTGCGTATGGCCCGTGACGGAGGACATCGTCATGCCCGACCACCCGGCGGTCGCCGTCGACGAGGTCAGGTACGTCGGTGACCCCGTTGCCCTGGTGATCGCCCGCGACCGGTATGCCGCCGCGGACGCTCTGGAGGCCGTGGAGGTCGACTACACACCCCTGCCGCCCGTCCTCGACCTGGAATCCGCACTGGCCGACGGCGCCCCGCTCGTCCACGCCGACAAGGGCACCAACCGCTGCTACACCTGGCCGCTCGCCACGGGCGACTACGCAGCGGAGAAAGCCCGCGCCGACGTCGTACTCCACCGCCGCTACACCCAGCAGCGCCTCATCGCCAATGCCATGGAACCCAGAGCCGTCGTCGCCACACCGCCCACGGCCTCCAGCGAATACACCCTGTACTCCTCGACCCAGGTCCCGCACGTGGCCCGGGTCATCCTGTCCATGGTCACCGAGATCCCCGAACAGAAACTGCGGGTGATCGCCCCGGACGTCGGCGGCGGCTTCGGGTCCAAACTCCAGGTGTACGGGGAGGAGGCCGTCGCCCTCACGCTGGCCAGGAAGCTCGGCCGGCCCGTCAAGTGGACCGAGTCCCGCTCCGAGGGCTACCAGGCCACCCATCACGGCCGCGGCCAGATCCAGGACATCGAGATCGCGGCAGCCGGTGACGGACGAATCCTCGGCCTGGCGGTCGACCTGCTCGCCGACATGGGCGCGTACCTGATGCTGATCACCCCGGGCATTCCGCTGCTCGGCGCGTTCATGTACCCGGGGATCTACAAGATGAACGCATACACGTTCCACTGCACGGGCGTCTTCACCACCAGAACACCGACCGACGCCTACCGCGGCGCCGGCCGCCCCGAAGCGACGTTCGCGATCGAGCGGACCATGGACGAACTCGCGGCCGAACTGGAGCTGGACCCCATCGAGTTGCGCCGCCGCAACTGGATCGGGCACGACGAGTTCCCGTACACCTCCGTCGCCGGACTCACCTACGACAGCGGCAACTACGAAGCGGCCACCGACCGCGCACTCGCCCTCTTCGGCTACGACGACCTGCGCACCGAGCAGCGCGAGCGCAACGCACGGAACGACCCGGTGCGGCTCGGCATCGGCATCTCCACCTTCACCGAGATGTGCGGCCTCGCGCCCAGCCGGGTCCTGCGCGATCTGCGGTACGCCGCCGGGGGCTGGGAGGCAGCCGCCATCCGCATGCTGCCCACGGGAAAGGTCGAGGTCACCACCGGCACCAGCCCGCACGGGCAGGGCCATGCCACCTGCTGGAGCCAGATAGCCTCCGATGTGCTCGGCGTGCCCTTCGACGACATCGCAGTGGTGCACGGCGACACTAGGGCAGTACCGCAGGGCATGGACACCTACGGTTCCCGTTCGCTCGTGGTGGGCGGTCTGGCCGTCCACCACGCCGCGCTGAAGGTGGTGGCCAAGGCCCGCAGGGTCGCCGCACACCTGCTGGAGGCGAACGAGGCCGACCTGGAGTTCTCCGGCGGCATTTTCGCAGTGAAGGGATCGCCGGAGGCGACGAAAACCATCCAGGAAGTGGCCTTTGCGACGTTCTCCTCCCACGATCTGCCCGACGGACTGGAACCGACGATCAATGCCGAGCACCTGGTCGATCCCGACAACTTCTCGTTCCCGCACGGCACCCACCTGTGCGCGATCGAGGTCGACACCGAGACCGGCCGCGCCCGGATCCGCAGCTATGTCTGTGTCGACGACATCGGGAAGGTGATCAACCCGATGATCGTCCAGGGCCAGATCCACGGCGGCCTGGCGCAGGGCATCGCCCAGGCGCTCTACGAGGAGGCGGTGTACGACTCCGAGGGCAACCTGGTCTCCGGAACGATGGCGGACTACCTGGTGCCCTCCGCACCGGACCTGCCGGACTTCGTCACCGACCGCACCGAGACCCCGGCGACATCGAACGCCCTCGGCGTCAAGGGAGTCGGCGAGGCCGGGACCATCGCGTCCACCCCCGCCGTCGTCAACGCGGTCGTGGACGCACTGCGACCGCTCGGTGTGAAGGACGTAGCGATGCCGTGCACACCGCAGCGGATCTGGCAGGCGATCACGGACGCACGGGCCGAGGAGGCGACGGCATGA
- a CDS encoding FAD binding domain-containing protein encodes MIPAAFDYARPQTLDEAVRTLHDGGEDAKVLAGGQSLIPILRLRLAFPELLVDLGRIPELRGVREDTDTGSLVIGAMTTHHDVIHNPLVCRHAGLLAAATETVADPAVRHRGTLGGSLSHADPAGDLPAVLLALDGEMVAAGPQGRRTIPARDFFVDYLQTALTRDEVLVEIRVPRTDAWGFHYEKFSRVAQAWAVVGIAALVRRDDGHIAEARIGLTNMGTTPLRASATEQALTGAEAGPAAVARAAEAAAEGTRPASDLSASPEYREHLVRVLTRRAVLAAAGME; translated from the coding sequence ATGATCCCCGCCGCATTCGACTACGCACGGCCGCAGACCCTCGACGAGGCGGTACGAACGCTGCACGACGGCGGCGAAGACGCGAAGGTCCTGGCGGGCGGACAGAGCCTGATCCCCATCCTGCGGCTGCGCCTCGCCTTCCCCGAACTCCTCGTCGACCTCGGGCGGATCCCGGAGTTGCGCGGCGTCCGCGAGGACACCGACACCGGATCGCTCGTGATCGGAGCCATGACGACCCACCACGACGTCATCCACAACCCGCTGGTGTGCCGCCACGCCGGACTGCTGGCCGCCGCCACCGAGACCGTCGCCGACCCCGCCGTACGGCACCGAGGCACACTCGGCGGTTCGCTCTCCCACGCCGACCCGGCCGGCGACCTCCCGGCGGTGCTGCTCGCCCTCGACGGCGAGATGGTGGCCGCGGGGCCACAGGGCCGACGTACCATCCCGGCACGCGACTTCTTCGTCGACTACCTGCAGACCGCCCTGACGAGGGACGAGGTGCTGGTGGAGATCCGGGTGCCGAGGACCGACGCCTGGGGTTTCCACTACGAGAAGTTCAGCCGGGTCGCCCAGGCCTGGGCGGTCGTCGGTATCGCGGCGCTCGTACGACGCGACGACGGCCACATCGCCGAGGCCCGCATCGGCCTGACCAACATGGGCACCACGCCACTGCGCGCGAGCGCCACCGAGCAGGCGCTCACCGGCGCGGAGGCCGGACCGGCCGCCGTGGCGCGGGCCGCCGAAGCCGCGGCCGAGGGCACTCGCCCGGCCTCCGACCTGTCGGCCTCGCCCGAGTACCGCGAACACCTCGTACGGGTGCTGACCCGGCGTGCGGTGCTGGCCGCGGCCGGGATGGAGTGA
- a CDS encoding AAA family ATPase, which translates to MTSPANGGNGADGPGDGPGELRARLEETGYLVDEGLAIACFLALRLHRPLFCEGDAGVGKTALAPALAKVLHAPLIRLQCYEGIDASQALYDWDFPRQLLHLRAAEVAGVTEPDRLESELYSRRFLVARPLLQAVETQPSVLLVDEVDRADDEFEAFLLELLSDYTVTVPELGTLRALSPPVVVLTSNRTREVHDALKRRCLYHWFDHPDFDRELAIVRSRQPQVTARLAEQVTAVVQQLRTQHLLKPPGVAETIDWAEALDALGATELDAELAFATLGSVLKYREDAERARSLDLSAVLAARGA; encoded by the coding sequence GTGACGAGTCCGGCGAACGGGGGGAACGGAGCCGACGGGCCGGGGGACGGGCCGGGCGAGCTGCGCGCCCGCCTGGAGGAAACGGGCTACCTCGTCGACGAAGGGCTCGCCATCGCCTGCTTCCTGGCGCTCAGGCTGCACCGGCCGCTGTTCTGCGAGGGCGACGCGGGCGTGGGCAAGACCGCCCTCGCCCCGGCCCTCGCGAAAGTCCTTCACGCACCCCTGATCCGCCTCCAGTGCTACGAGGGCATCGACGCCTCCCAGGCCCTGTACGACTGGGACTTCCCGCGCCAGCTGCTTCATCTGCGGGCCGCCGAAGTCGCCGGGGTCACCGAGCCGGACCGGCTGGAGAGCGAGCTGTACAGCAGACGCTTCCTCGTCGCACGCCCGCTCCTGCAGGCAGTGGAGACCCAGCCGTCGGTTCTGCTCGTCGACGAAGTCGACCGGGCGGATGACGAGTTCGAGGCATTTCTGCTGGAACTCCTCTCCGATTACACGGTCACGGTCCCGGAGCTGGGCACCCTGCGCGCCCTGTCACCCCCCGTCGTCGTACTGACGTCCAACCGCACCAGGGAGGTCCACGACGCACTGAAACGGCGCTGCCTGTACCACTGGTTCGACCACCCGGACTTCGACCGCGAACTCGCCATCGTCCGCAGCCGCCAGCCGCAGGTGACCGCCCGTCTCGCCGAACAAGTCACTGCTGTGGTGCAGCAGTTGCGCACCCAGCATCTGCTCAAGCCGCCCGGAGTGGCCGAAACCATCGACTGGGCCGAGGCCCTCGACGCGCTGGGTGCCACCGAACTGGACGCGGAGCTGGCTTTCGCCACGCTCGGCTCGGTGCTGAAGTACAGGGAGGACGCGGAACGCGCCCGCTCCCTCGACCTGTCCGCGGTCCTCGCGGCGAGGGGAGCGTGA
- a CDS encoding vWA domain-containing protein, whose product MPTAPAIDATAVAVGLARALRAAGVATGPDRTQTFLGALGLLRPALRSDVYWAGRLTLCGSRDDLERYDRVFAACFDRRPHPRDPMRSVGVPKPQPCVAAAASGASDGTDATDDDRTPPTAALASTAEVLRHRDMAELTPAERAQLRRLLAAFALSGEPRRTPRLRPARRGGVDPRRTVRELLRHGGEPARLRHHTPTTRPRRVVLLLDVSGSMDPYADALLRFAHAAAHGAAARTPTEVFTIGTRLTRVTREMAHRDPDAALAAVADAVPDRSGGTRLGEMLRSFLDRWGQRSCVRGAVVVVLSDGWERGDPALLAAQMRRLHRLAHRVVWANPRKARPGYAPLAAGMAAALPHVDAFVEGHSLAALERLAAVVRGVAADA is encoded by the coding sequence GTGCCCACCGCACCCGCCATCGATGCGACCGCCGTCGCCGTCGGGCTCGCCCGGGCGTTGCGCGCGGCCGGAGTCGCCACCGGCCCCGACCGCACACAGACGTTCCTGGGCGCGCTCGGTCTGCTGCGCCCCGCACTCCGTTCCGACGTCTACTGGGCGGGCCGTCTCACCCTGTGCGGCAGCCGGGACGACCTGGAACGGTACGACCGCGTATTCGCCGCCTGCTTCGACCGGCGCCCGCACCCCCGCGACCCGATGCGGTCCGTGGGCGTACCGAAACCGCAGCCGTGCGTGGCGGCCGCCGCGTCCGGCGCGTCTGACGGCACCGACGCAACGGACGACGACCGAACACCGCCCACGGCGGCCCTGGCAAGCACCGCCGAGGTCCTGCGCCACCGTGACATGGCCGAGCTGACCCCCGCCGAGAGAGCCCAACTACGGCGACTGCTCGCCGCGTTCGCTCTGAGCGGCGAGCCGCGCCGCACCCCCAGGCTGCGACCGGCCCGACGCGGCGGTGTCGATCCCCGACGCACCGTGCGCGAACTCCTGCGGCACGGTGGCGAACCCGCCCGGCTGCGCCACCACACCCCCACCACCAGGCCGCGAAGGGTCGTGCTGCTGCTGGACGTCAGCGGCTCCATGGACCCGTACGCGGATGCCCTGCTGCGCTTCGCACACGCCGCGGCACACGGCGCGGCGGCTCGCACACCCACCGAAGTGTTCACGATCGGCACCCGGCTGACCCGGGTGACCCGCGAGATGGCCCACCGGGATCCGGACGCGGCACTGGCCGCGGTCGCCGACGCGGTCCCCGACCGCAGCGGCGGCACCCGGCTCGGCGAGATGCTGCGAAGCTTCCTCGACCGCTGGGGGCAGCGCTCCTGCGTACGGGGAGCGGTGGTGGTCGTCCTGTCCGACGGCTGGGAGCGGGGCGACCCCGCACTGCTCGCGGCCCAGATGCGCCGACTGCACCGGCTGGCGCACCGCGTGGTGTGGGCCAACCCCCGCAAGGCACGCCCGGGTTACGCACCGCTCGCGGCGGGCATGGCGGCGGCGCTGCCGCACGTGGACGCCTTCGTCGAAGGGCACAGCCTGGCCGCACTGGAGCGGCTGGCGGCAGTGGTGCGAGGGGTGGCCGCCGATGCGTGA